One Thiofilum sp. genomic window carries:
- a CDS encoding acetate kinase produces the protein MSLNILVLNAGSSSIKYQVFDMSTQQVLIKGLIDRIGEIGSTIPNHHAALEQIVAQLHQAHLPIQAIGHRAVHGGEAFHDAALITPDVMAAMRQMIPLAPLHNPANLEGIEVAQRLFPDLPQVAVFDTAFHQTMPPVAYRYAVPTALYEQHQVRRYGFHGTSHQYVAEQAAQYLQQPLHTLNLITLHLGNGCSATAIEQGKSIDTSMGLTPLEGLVMGTRCGDIDPALHFYLSRELNMSPQDLEALLNKQSGLKGICGVGDMREIQRLAAEGDENAQLAEALFAYRVKKYIGAYYAVLGTVDAIIFTGGIGENSPRIRALSCAKLQGLGIELDNEKNSLASKGISACHSANSRVKVLVIPTNEELAIARHTLKFL, from the coding sequence ATGAGTTTAAATATCCTAGTGCTCAATGCCGGAAGTTCCTCTATTAAATATCAGGTGTTCGATATGAGTACTCAACAAGTACTCATTAAGGGCTTAATAGATCGCATTGGTGAGATAGGTAGCACTATTCCTAATCACCACGCCGCATTAGAACAGATTGTGGCACAACTCCATCAAGCCCACTTACCGATTCAAGCGATAGGTCATCGTGCAGTACATGGGGGCGAGGCGTTTCATGATGCAGCCTTAATTACGCCAGACGTTATGGCAGCGATGCGCCAAATGATCCCCCTAGCGCCTTTACATAATCCGGCTAATTTAGAAGGCATTGAGGTAGCGCAACGCTTATTTCCTGATTTGCCACAAGTGGCGGTATTTGACACTGCCTTTCACCAAACTATGCCACCTGTTGCCTATCGCTATGCCGTGCCAACAGCTTTGTATGAGCAGCATCAAGTTAGACGTTATGGATTTCATGGTACTTCGCACCAATATGTTGCTGAACAAGCTGCGCAGTACCTGCAACAACCTTTGCATACTCTCAATCTAATCACGCTGCATTTAGGTAATGGCTGTAGTGCCACTGCTATTGAGCAAGGTAAGAGTATTGATACCTCAATGGGTTTAACCCCCTTAGAGGGTTTAGTGATGGGTACGCGTTGCGGTGATATTGATCCCGCCTTGCATTTTTATCTCAGCCGTGAACTCAATATGTCACCTCAAGACCTTGAGGCATTATTGAATAAGCAAAGTGGCTTAAAAGGTATTTGTGGTGTAGGGGATATGCGCGAAATCCAACGCTTAGCGGCTGAGGGCGATGAAAACGCTCAGCTTGCCGAAGCCTTGTTTGCTTATCGCGTCAAAAAATATATTGGGGCTTATTACGCTGTGTTAGGCACGGTGGATGCCATCATTTTCACTGGTGGCATTGGCGAAAACTCTCCACGCATTCGAGCCTTGAGTTGTGCAAAATTACAAGGGCTAGGCATTGAATTAGACAATGAGAAAAATAGCTTAGCTAGCAAAGGGATAAGCGCGTGCCATAGTGCCAACAGCCGTGTCAAAGTATTGGTTATACCTACTAATGAAGAGTTAGCCATTGCCCGCCACACGCTAAAATTCTTATAA
- a CDS encoding IS1595 family transposase: MLANVKQATIKPLIVATVAAGTLVYTDEYNIYSRLEEWGYAHKTVHHGAGEYARDEDGDGFHEVHVNTMEGFWSLLRSWLRPHRGISQEKLPCYLAFFEYLHNIRKRGQVALQSLLSLLLG, translated from the coding sequence ATGCTGGCGAATGTGAAACAGGCGACGATCAAGCCGCTGATTGTGGCAACGGTGGCAGCAGGTACGCTGGTGTACACCGATGAGTACAACATTTACAGCCGATTGGAAGAATGGGGCTATGCCCATAAAACCGTCCATCATGGTGCAGGCGAATATGCCCGTGATGAAGATGGTGACGGTTTCCATGAAGTTCACGTCAACACAATGGAAGGTTTTTGGTCACTGTTGCGCTCATGGTTACGACCTCATCGGGGGATCTCACAAGAAAAGCTACCGTGTTACCTCGCTTTCTTTGAGTATTTGCACAACATCAGGAAACGCGGACAAGTAGCCTTACAGTCCTTGCTTTCGCTGCTGCTGGGATAA
- a CDS encoding transposase produces MTRLISISSLTSDAACFEQIRSLRWPDKVTCPHCGSPETIRRGKDGTQPERRRYQCKRCDKRFDDLTGTVFETTISR; encoded by the coding sequence ATGACCCGACTCATCAGTATTTCCAGCCTAACCAGTGATGCCGCCTGTTTCGAGCAAATCCGCAGCCTGCGTTGGCCTGATAAGGTGACCTGCCCGCATTGCGGCTCACCTGAAACTATTCGTAGGGGTAAGGACGGCACCCAACCGGAGCGGCGACGTTACCAGTGCAAACGCTGCGACAAGCGTTTTGATGACCTGACAGGAACCGTGTTTGAAACTACCATCAGCCGCTGA
- a CDS encoding VanW family protein → MPSALMENKIHNISLGSAQLHLLLWQPKAILSFWQVLGEASQQRGYRAGRNIIAGRLQQDFGGGLCQLSSILYHLALLANLTILERHHHSLDIYQEHERFTPLGSDATVVFGYKDLRVENSLDQTLVLWLQVVGTTLTARLYAAQPLTTQTLVFEREYKNQQVTVRARDAEGQIVALSCYNVAS, encoded by the coding sequence ATGCCTTCTGCGCTGATGGAGAATAAAATTCACAATATTAGTCTCGGCTCTGCACAACTGCACTTGTTGCTCTGGCAACCTAAAGCGATTTTATCGTTTTGGCAGGTATTGGGCGAAGCGTCACAACAGCGTGGCTATCGAGCAGGACGTAATATTATCGCAGGTCGATTGCAGCAGGATTTTGGCGGGGGGTTATGTCAACTTTCGAGTATTTTATATCACTTAGCATTATTGGCTAATCTTACTATTCTTGAGCGCCACCACCATTCACTCGATATTTATCAAGAACATGAGCGTTTTACGCCCTTAGGCTCTGATGCTACGGTGGTGTTTGGTTATAAAGATTTACGGGTAGAGAATAGTTTAGATCAAACTTTAGTATTGTGGCTGCAAGTGGTGGGCACTACTTTGACAGCACGGCTATATGCAGCACAACCTTTGACTACTCAAACCCTAGTCTTTGAGCGCGAATATAAGAACCAGCAAGTGACGGTGCGGGCGCGAGATGCAGAGGGGCAAATAGTGGCATTATCTTGTTATAACGTAGCATCTTAA
- a CDS encoding c-type cytochrome, with amino-acid sequence MMRKLAALISILALGWIVSAQADDIADGAKLYIDKACITCHGENGSKPLIPAYPKLAGQNADYATPLYTTIRLTH; translated from the coding sequence ATGATGCGTAAATTAGCCGCTCTTATTTCTATCTTAGCATTAGGTTGGATAGTTTCAGCTCAAGCTGATGATATTGCAGATGGCGCAAAGCTCTATATCGACAAAGCCTGTATTACCTGTCATGGCGAAAATGGTAGTAAACCATTGATTCCAGCTTATCCTAAATTAGCGGGACAAAATGCGGATTATGCCACTCCTCTGTACACGACAATTCGCTTAACTCATTGA
- a CDS encoding transposase yields the protein MDLSDGLRDSLKAHLSWGKPRLDCFVGMLHTLLSARQMNLALLAVHIDSDTDIGSRYRRMQRFFSQVFFNYNDIAHFLMGMFAFSGQQYYLTLDRTNWKWGKSNLNLLTLAVVYQGAAIPVYWMVLNKRGNSNQRERIALLQRFISQFGRNNILGVLADREFIGGQWWKWLSSKEIPYLIRIKGNQLMTDKHKKRRMSARCLPTSSRVNGAFSVTVATLAGNGFGSVAQSCPVVSC from the coding sequence ATGGATCTGAGCGATGGACTACGTGACAGTTTAAAAGCCCACTTGAGTTGGGGCAAGCCCCGTTTGGATTGTTTTGTGGGAATGCTGCATACTTTGCTGAGTGCGCGACAAATGAATTTGGCGTTGTTGGCGGTACACATAGATTCTGACACCGACATTGGTTCCCGCTATCGACGGATGCAACGCTTTTTTAGCCAAGTGTTCTTTAATTACAATGACATTGCCCATTTTCTTATGGGAATGTTCGCCTTTAGTGGTCAACAATACTACCTCACACTCGACAGAACCAACTGGAAATGGGGCAAATCCAACCTCAATCTCCTGACTTTGGCGGTTGTTTACCAAGGTGCGGCTATCCCCGTTTACTGGATGGTGTTGAACAAACGCGGTAATTCTAACCAACGTGAACGTATTGCCCTGCTGCAACGATTTATCAGCCAATTCGGGCGCAACAACATCTTGGGTGTGTTGGCTGACCGTGAGTTTATTGGTGGTCAATGGTGGAAGTGGTTGTCTTCCAAAGAGATTCCCTACTTGATTCGTATCAAGGGTAATCAGTTGATGACCGACAAACACAAAAAGAGGCGCATGTCCGCTCGCTGTTTGCCAACCTCAAGCCGGGTAAACGGCGCGTTCTCCGTCACCGTCGCGACGTTAGCGGGGAATGGGTTTGGCTCAGTGGCTCAAAGCTGCCCAGTGGTGAGTTGTTGA
- the dapA gene encoding 4-hydroxy-tetrahydrodipicolinate synthase has product MFSGSYVALITPFRDGQVDETALRKMVNWHIAQGTNGLIPMGTTGESSTVSAAEHEAVVRIVIEETAGRIPVIAGAGSNNPIEAVHYAHYAQAQGASAVLCVAGYYNRPSQEGLYQHFKYLHDNTDLPIIVYNIPPRAVVDIKADTMARIAALPRVVGVKDATGDITRISQERQLIKKPFAYLSGDDMNAVAYNALGGKGCISVTANIAPQLCAQLQTACTQGDYRQALAIHERLVPLHQALFREPNPSGPKYAASLLGLCTDEVRLPMVPLSAATKAEITQCLTQLELI; this is encoded by the coding sequence ATGTTTAGTGGTTCATATGTAGCACTGATTACCCCATTTCGTGACGGTCAGGTAGACGAAACTGCATTACGGAAAATGGTGAATTGGCATATTGCCCAAGGTACTAATGGCTTGATTCCTATGGGGACAACGGGTGAGTCCTCAACCGTAAGTGCAGCCGAACATGAGGCAGTAGTACGCATCGTGATTGAAGAGACAGCGGGGCGCATTCCAGTGATTGCGGGTGCTGGCTCTAATAATCCGATTGAAGCCGTGCATTATGCTCACTATGCCCAAGCACAGGGGGCAAGCGCTGTGCTTTGTGTAGCAGGTTATTATAATCGTCCCTCACAAGAGGGTTTATACCAGCATTTCAAATACCTACATGATAATACCGACCTACCTATTATTGTGTACAACATTCCTCCGCGTGCAGTAGTGGATATTAAAGCCGATACGATGGCGCGTATTGCAGCCTTGCCTAGAGTGGTGGGTGTGAAAGATGCAACAGGTGACATCACGCGGATTAGCCAAGAACGCCAACTGATCAAAAAGCCTTTTGCCTATTTATCTGGTGATGATATGAATGCAGTCGCTTATAACGCTTTAGGAGGAAAGGGCTGTATTTCGGTGACGGCTAATATTGCTCCACAACTCTGTGCCCAATTACAAACCGCTTGTACTCAGGGTGATTACCGTCAAGCATTAGCGATACACGAGCGTCTAGTACCCTTACATCAAGCTCTATTCCGCGAACCTAATCCTAGTGGACCCAAATACGCAGCTTCTTTATTAGGTTTATGTACTGATGAGGTACGCTTGCCTATGGTTCCGCTAAGTGCTGCTACTAAAGCAGAAATTACCCAATGCCTGACACAGCTAGAGCTGATTTAA
- a CDS encoding glycerate kinase: MKIVIAPDSFKESLSALAVATAIADGVRLALPNAEIVLAPVADGGEGTTEALVRATQGQLLIEAVTDPLGNHITAQWGLLGNSQTAVIECAAASGLHLVPPTLRNPMLTTTYGMGELIKAALDKGLRHFVIGLGGSATNDGGAGLLQALGLHLLDAQGHELPFGGAALSKLALINTAYFDPRIAECRFEVACDVTNPLTGETGASAIFGPQKGANPEQVKLLDQALTHWGEAIRQTTGKAVSTVAGAGAAGGLGAAFLGFFNAELKSGIELILDAMQFDELVKEADLVVTGEGRLDQQTLYGKTPLGVAKRAKRYGVPVIAVAGALTADLAQLKTLGIDAAFSICPRTMSLEEAIPETDLNLVQTAYAIASVWVSAKGLSLS, encoded by the coding sequence ATGAAAATCGTGATTGCCCCTGATTCATTCAAAGAGAGTTTAAGTGCTTTAGCGGTGGCAACAGCGATTGCTGATGGAGTGCGTTTAGCTTTGCCAAATGCCGAGATAGTGCTTGCACCCGTTGCGGATGGGGGCGAGGGTACAACTGAGGCATTGGTGCGTGCTACTCAGGGGCAATTATTGATTGAGGCTGTAACTGATCCCTTGGGTAATCATATCACGGCGCAATGGGGTCTATTGGGCAATAGTCAAACCGCAGTCATTGAGTGTGCCGCAGCTTCGGGTTTACACCTAGTCCCTCCTACGTTACGCAACCCTATGCTTACTACCACCTATGGTATGGGTGAGCTAATCAAAGCCGCATTAGATAAAGGGTTACGTCATTTTGTGATTGGTTTGGGTGGAAGTGCTACTAATGATGGAGGTGCTGGATTACTACAAGCACTAGGTTTGCATTTGTTAGATGCTCAGGGGCATGAATTACCGTTTGGTGGCGCTGCATTGAGTAAATTAGCACTTATTAATACCGCATACTTTGATCCACGTATTGCTGAGTGTCGTTTTGAGGTTGCCTGCGATGTCACTAATCCCCTTACAGGTGAGACGGGGGCATCTGCTATTTTTGGACCACAAAAAGGTGCAAACCCTGAGCAAGTCAAACTACTAGATCAGGCATTAACTCATTGGGGCGAAGCGATTAGACAAACTACAGGAAAAGCTGTAAGCACTGTAGCCGGAGCGGGTGCAGCGGGGGGATTAGGAGCCGCTTTTTTAGGGTTTTTTAATGCAGAATTAAAGTCTGGCATTGAGCTGATTTTAGACGCTATGCAATTTGATGAGTTAGTGAAAGAGGCTGATTTAGTGGTTACCGGAGAAGGACGGTTAGATCAGCAAACTTTGTATGGTAAAACGCCTTTAGGTGTGGCAAAGCGGGCGAAGCGTTATGGTGTGCCTGTAATAGCCGTAGCGGGAGCTTTGACTGCGGATTTAGCACAATTAAAAACATTAGGGATTGATGCCGCCTTTAGTATTTGCCCCCGTACTATGAGTTTGGAAGAGGCCATTCCCGAAACTGACCTTAATTTAGTCCAAACGGCGTATGCGATAGCAAGTGTTTGGGTTAGCGCTAAAGGCTTAAGCCTCTCATAA
- a CDS encoding tyrosine-type recombinase/integrase produces the protein MTLVSRVNTLAQTSAYALPILIDQAGEVAQYRFIEFFTATIRNPNTRRAYHTAIAQFFSWAHSKGLILETINSVHIATYIESLQRHTSAPTVKQHLAAIRSLFDWLVTGQVLAMNPAHPVRGPRHQVTRGKTPILTAEETRLLLDSIPTDEVIGLRDRALIALMVYSFARIGAALAMQVQDYYPNGKRWWIRLHEKGGKYHEMPAHHQLEQYLDQYIQAAGIASEPSTPLFRTFKGTSGIMTQNAMRQVYAWSMVRRRAEAAGIKTPICNHSFRGTGITTYLSNGGTLEKAQQMAAHESPRTTKLYDRTSDEISVAEIERIII, from the coding sequence ATGACCTTAGTTTCCCGTGTTAATACTCTTGCTCAAACGTCTGCCTATGCTTTGCCCATTCTGATTGATCAGGCGGGTGAGGTGGCGCAATATCGGTTTATTGAGTTTTTTACCGCCACGATTCGCAATCCCAATACTCGTCGTGCCTATCATACCGCTATTGCGCAGTTTTTTAGCTGGGCGCACTCCAAAGGCTTAATATTAGAAACCATTAATTCGGTACATATTGCCACCTATATTGAATCCCTTCAGCGTCATACTTCCGCACCCACAGTTAAGCAGCATTTAGCAGCAATTCGCTCACTGTTTGATTGGTTAGTAACGGGGCAAGTACTAGCTATGAATCCAGCGCATCCAGTACGCGGACCACGCCATCAAGTTACTCGCGGTAAAACCCCCATTTTAACCGCCGAAGAAACTCGTTTATTACTCGATAGTATTCCCACTGATGAAGTAATTGGACTGCGAGATCGGGCACTGATTGCTTTGATGGTGTATAGCTTTGCACGCATTGGTGCAGCGTTGGCGATGCAGGTGCAAGACTATTATCCCAATGGCAAACGTTGGTGGATTCGTCTGCATGAAAAGGGCGGCAAATATCACGAAATGCCTGCACACCATCAATTAGAGCAGTATTTAGATCAATATATTCAGGCGGCGGGTATTGCTAGTGAGCCTAGTACGCCTTTATTTCGCACCTTTAAAGGTACGAGTGGCATTATGACCCAGAATGCTATGCGTCAAGTCTACGCGTGGAGCATGGTACGGCGGCGTGCTGAAGCCGCAGGCATTAAAACCCCGATCTGTAATCACTCGTTTCGTGGGACGGGTATTACTACTTACTTAAGTAATGGGGGGACTCTGGAAAAGGCTCAACAAATGGCCGCCCATGAATCACCGCGTACTACCAAGCTGTATGATCGTACCAGTGATGAAATTTCGGTCGCTGAAATTGAGCGTATTATTATATGA